The Alosa sapidissima isolate fAloSap1 chromosome 8, fAloSap1.pri, whole genome shotgun sequence genome contains a region encoding:
- the rab11fip1a gene encoding uncharacterized protein rab11fip1a isoform X1, translated as MENSGLKPNERSTIERPVLPIPDYETLFPKKRHGIMGQTRWDNIIAEVNQRRMNKSLNCSGAETSASGHDKSKATFPPPVSHQSTLESQETLGESSDKKIGPSSKKALQPLKPILSDRNVDVSTKQAYLPPKPVFPDKMVGTSSKQALQSPKPVTPWQTIEVTTMTSNLPATPTIEKSFKAPNTVLMSALKNIQKRNLHYTKPEQLNGNEKKALGGVSDPDHLKEQPVSTATVLSDTSPTGVIKTESVTQVGPLVNSKPMMPTKNPMRVTQNQQSECATIPVEVVSDCDGQFSPHFNLIETQAPYSDMFFEEDPFPCDQLLSHDPWQLPQKNVNDGMFLIKEDKRAYLSERRDYFKTFASDPPNDPFLNDSKNDLSGPSEHNESVEIISPTPQITLKKHRAPLPPMTSRSIGIKAKLERHPRESCQESDIKTNNDILENSISSIISEEQGNTENTHVPSFTEPASTKTAFVESSSKQQVEFMAKPKHSQTSSSAEKHPQANSKRLMSALENAQKRNVNVKKTVATERVLDTKSADMVEQMKSTEIISKVVTPTPQITQKKRLAPLPPVTSSHSRINTKPENCLELSDVTPKDDILMDNSNSFTSNEEQKNVGHIDISSDAMETDTKTTTAETSKHQVEAEHSQTSQPQPDELGGTQHEKYVSQTAMRPATEILTLKEDNQTDVIEVELMEKVYEAADTQKTFQLDPFPSDTIPLKDPWNIPELNTHDDCIFTDGTETNNTKVVDDCLTLDDFDNIFGSNIQADSFSNSFSKKLSEQNKSMAIIDGGTPVPQNLPKKPVPSPPVSSIDSDKQKSEPDITLDPVLLNMTLVVTPNEEPMNTESLDTSLSSQPGAFLRRKVEAIGITPNHIEMVMKPAEKTLKEMEVIPMSHSQHVTLCQIESLENAPDVDTENIECGPSSIGVRLSNDPWNLLHDKNDDTFAHNTKEEINTDKTGLSPNEFDRNCETDIPRDLISVSSDSDVVISSEQKTVEIIPDISLSPPILSKEHQDPLHHGNLSAHYEAKPDTPETSSNVSRQNTDPWKEENLSLAITTTSEKNTPTEISHTQQDKMYPIPNQTKISPSVDHLSHMNSHVTESMSKTNSEKYSGGPMPHVLKPKSSYNTLETVHSYENSHGRGMEGPWDAKTFGTSPSFSAPTMTTSDAHWDSDSEESLICISTNITRSPHQNKYDNYISSTISLSPQVPELHIASTDEGSSSKPVPENAGKILQWEPRAGILDAILEEDTTVVRPKENLWGEHHFPTSFPPKATFPPSMPTTETHRAGRESPVYARISPLEVQAGVPDGIGLGLASIPLRPHPVKPLSSKESQHPSSSSSVAVSKDLKSISITDMPEKVKGTGSGPYTQLTQEELITLVVKQQTELTRKDEKIMELEEYIDNLLVRVIEEQPSILMSLAAAKGSH; from the exons ATGGAAAATTCAGGTCTGAAACCAAATGAAAGATCAACAATTGAGAGGCCTGTTCTGCCCATCCCTGATTACGAAACACTGTTTCCAAAGAAGAGGCATGGAATAATGGGTCAAACTCGCTGGGATAACATCATAGCAGAGGTGAATCAAAGGCGGATGAATAAATCTCTTAACTGCAGTGGGGCAGAGACAAGTGCTAGTGGTCATGATAAATCAAAAGCTACCTTTCCACCTCCTGTGTCTCATCAGAGTACTTTGGAATCACAGGAAACTCTAGGTGAAAGTTCTGATAAAAAGATTGGCCCCAGTTCCAAAAAAGCTCTCCAACCCCTCAAGCCTATCTTATCTGATAGAAATGTTGACGTCAGTACCAAGCAAGCTTACCTGCCACCTAAGCCAGTCTTCCCTGATAAAATGGTTGGTACCAGTTCCAAACAAGCACTTCAGTCTCCCAAGCCAGTCACACCTTGGCAGACTATTGAGGTGACTACCATGACAAGCAACTTACCTGCTACTCCAACTATTGAAAAGTCTTTCAAAGCACCTAACACAGTATTGATGTCTGCACTCAAAAATATCCAGAAGAGAAATTTGCATTATACAAAACCAGAACAACTTAATGGAAATGAAAAGAAGGCACTTGGTGGTGTCAGTGACCCTGATCATCTAAAGGAACAACCTGTGTCAACTGCAACAGTGCTTTCGGACACCAGCCCTACAGGTGTGATCAAAACTGAAAGTGTCACACAAGTGGGGCCCCTTGTTAATTCCAAACCTATGATGCCAACCAAAAACCCAATGAGAGTAACCCAAAATCAGCAGTCAGAATGTGCCACTATACCAGTGGAGGTGGTTTCAGATTGTGATGGTCAATTTTCACCACATTTTAACTTGATAGAGACACAGGCGCCATATTCAGATATGTTTTTTGAAGAGGATCCTTTCCCTTGTGACCAGCTCCTTTCCCATGATCCATGGCAGTTACCACAGAAGAATGTAAATGATGGAATGTTTCTAATAAAAGAGGATAAGAGAGCATACCTGAGTGAGAGACGTGATTACTTTAAGACTTTTGCATCTGATCCTCCAAACGATCCATTCTTAAATGATTCCAAAAATGACTTGAGCGGGCCTTCTGAACATAACGAGTCGGTTGAGATAATTTCACCCACTCCCCAAATTACCCTAAAGAAACATCGAGCTCCCCTGCCTCCCATGACCTCAAGAAGTATCGGCATTAAGGCTAAACTAGAAAGACACCCAAGAGAAAGTTGTCAGGAGTCTGATATTAAAACTAACAACGATATCTTGGAAAATAGTATTTCCTCTATAATTAGTGAGGAGCAGGGGAATACAGAAAACACTCACGTACCCTCATTTACTGAGCCAGCTTCTACCAAGACTGCATTTGTTGAATCATCATCAAAACAACAGGTTGAATTTATGGCCAAACCAAAACATTCACAAACCAGTTCCTCTGCAGAGAAACATCCCCAAGCAAATTCCAAGAGACTGATGTCAGCACTGGAAAATGCTCAGAAAAGAAATGTGAATGTAAAGAAAACTGTGGCTACAGAAAGAGTGCTAGACACAAAATCAGCTGATATGGTTGAACAGATGAAATCTACAGAGATTATTTCCAAAGTTGTCACACCCACTCCCCAAATTACCCAAAAGAAACGTCTAGCTCCTCTGCCTCCGGTGACTTCAAGCCATTCCAGGATTAACACCAAACCAGAAAATTGCCTAGAATTGTCTGATGTTACACCCAAGGATGACATCCTTATGGATAATAGTAATTCCTTTACAAGTAATGAGGAGCAAAAGAATGTAGGACACATAGACATATCCTCTGATGCCATGGAAACTGATACCAAGACTACAACTGCTGAAACATCAAAACACCAAGTTGAAGCAGAACATTCGCAAACCAGTCAGCCTCAACCTGATGAGCTAGGAGGTACCCAACACGAAAAATATgtcagtcaaactgcaatgagaccTGCTACAGAGATTTTGACATTGAAAGAGGATAATCAGACAGATGTCATTGAAGTTGAGCTGATGGAAAAGGTATATGAAGCAGCAGATACACAGAAGACTTTCCAGCTTGATCCTTTTCCTAGTGATACAATCCCACTCAAGGACCCATGGAATATACCAGAACTGAACACACATGATGACTGTATTTTTACAGATGGGACAGAGACAAATAACACAAAAGTAGTAGATGATTGTTTGACTCTGGATGACTTTGATAATATTTTTGGATCAAATATTCAAGCAGATTCATTTTCTAACAGTTTTTCTAAGAAGTTATCTGAGCAAAATAAATCCATGGCTATAATAGATGGTGGTACACCTGTTCCTCAAAATCTCCCAAAGAAACCGGTACCATCACCTCCTGTGAGTTCAATCGATTCAGATAAGCAGAAGTCAGAGCCTGATATTACTTTGGATCCCGTCCTCTTGAACATGACTCTTGTAGTCACACCCAATGAGGAACCAATGAATACAGAATCCTTGGACACATCCTTGTCATCACAGCCTGGGGCCTTTCTAAGGAGAAAGGTTGAGGCAATTGGTATTACACCAAATCACATAGAAATGGTGATGAAACCTGCTGAGAAGACGCTGAAAGAGATGGAGGTCATTCCAATGAGTCACAGTCAGCATGTTACTCTTTGTCAAATTGAGTCATTGGAAAATGCCCCTGATGTAGACACAGAAAACATTGAATGTGGTCCTTCTTCTATTGGTGTACGCCTTTCCAATGACCCATGGAACTTACTACATGACAAGAATGATGACACATTTGCACATAACACAAAGGAAGAGATAAATACAGACAAAACTGGTTTGTCCCCAAATGAGTTTGACAGAAATTGTGAAACAGATATTCCTAGAGATCTGATTTCTGTATCTTCTGATAGCGATGTTGTTATATCTTCAGAGCAGAAAACTGTGGAAATCATCCCAGATATCAGCCTCTCCCCTCCCATTTTATCAAAGGAACATCAAGACCCATTACATCATGGAAACCTCAGTGCACACTATGAGGCCAAACCCGACACACCAGAGACTAGCTCAAATGTGTCCAGACAAAATACAGATCCATGGAAAGAAGAAAACTTGTCATTGGCAATTACAACTACATCTGAGAAAAACACACCTACTGAAATTTCTCACACACAACAGGATAAAATGTATCCCATTccaaaccaaacaaaaattAGTCCATCTGTAGACCACCTGTCTCATATGAATTCACACGTCACAGAGAGTATGTCTAAGACCAATTCAGAAAAATACAGTGGAGGACCTATGCCTCATGTATTGAAACCAAAGTCCAGTTATAACACCCTGGAGACTGTCCACAGTTATGAGAACTCTCATGGCAGAGGCATGGAGGGACCATGGGATGCAAAAACCTTTGGCACATCCCCATCTTTCTCAGCCCCCACTATGACCACTTCTGATGCTCATTGGGATAGCGATTCTGAGGAATCTCTAATTTGTATTTCAACAAACATTACAAGGTCACCACATCAAAATAAATATGACAATTACATTTCAAGTACAATTAGTCTCTCTCCCCAAGTGCCTGAGCTCCATATCGCATCAACCGATGAAGGAAGTAGTTCCAAACCTGTACCAGAGAATGCAGGAAAAATATTGCAATGGGAGCCTAGAGCTGGGATTCTTGATGCCATCCTGGAGGAAGACACCACTGTAGTCAGACCCAAAGAGAACCTTTGGGGGGAACATCATTTCCCCACATCATTTCCCCCAAAAGCAACTTTTCCACCTTCTATGCCCACAACAGAGACACATAGGGCAGGACGTGAGTCCCCTGTGTATGCCCGGATCTCACCGTTAGAGGTACAGGCTGGTGTCCCAGATGGCATTGGTTTGGGGTTGGCATCAATCCCACTCAG GCCTCACCCAGTGAAACCATTAAGCTCTAAAGAAAGCCAgcaccccagcagcagcagcagcgttgCAGTGAGCAAGGACCTCAAGTCCATTAGCATCACTGATATGCCAGAGAAAGTCAAG ggtaCTGGTAGTGGTCCATATACTCAGCTCACTCAGGAGGAGCTCATCACCCTGGTGGTCAAGCAGCAGACTGAACTCACCAGGAAAGATGAGAAGATTATGGAGTTGGAGGAGTACATTGACAACCTACTGGTGCGGGTCATCGAGGAGCAGCCCAGCATTCTCATGTCACTTGCAGCCGCCAAGGGCTCCCACTAG